ATATAATAGAAGCAGGAGCTATTAATGGTGCCGGAGATATACAGGTTGGTACTAGACTTGATAGTGATTTTTCTTGGGAAATCGGGATAGAGAATCCTGAAAACAAGGAGAAAATAATTGCTAAGTATAGTATAAAAAATGGAGCTGTGGCAACTTCGGGTCTTAGTAAAAAAGGCCAACATATTAAAAGTGATAATGATATTAATTATGTTCAAGTCACGGTAGTTGGAACATATCTATCAGATGTTGATGTATTAGCAACTGCAGGAGTAGTTTCTGATGAGAAAATTTGGAGTGAAATAGTAGAAAGTAAATTGTTAACAGGGATTTTGTTAACAAAAAAGGGAATAAAAAGAGTTTTTGAGGAAGGAAAAATAATGGATGTTGAGAGAACATAGATTTATATTTAATATGATTTGGTTAATAGTATTGTTAACAATACCTTTACCATTAATAGTAACAATAGGAAATGGTTTGCCAGAGGTTTTTGGGAGTAGAGTACTAGCAATTAATTTAGGAGTATTTGCTTATTCATGGATGCTATCAGCAATTTTTCTATCTTCACAGCCAAAATGGTTAGATAGAATAATAGGATTACCGGATATGTATATAATTCATGGAGTAACTGCAATTTTTGCTGTAATCTTTATGTACTTACATGATCAATTGTTGAAATCATCGGGGCTTATCTCTTTAACAGGTGAATGGGCAATGTATATTTTTATGGCAGTAATCATATAT
This portion of the Gemella haemolysans ATCC 10379 genome encodes:
- a CDS encoding FAD:protein FMN transferase, with the translated sequence MFKFKTYVLKRMNMPFTIAFVRVDFDEMLIDELNQVVNDIDKYLKNVEEKFSPFLPDSLVSRHTDLGEELQDTFFDLEYQEVYSRSIIAKKETQGLFDPFYDGKYNPTGFVKGWAIENAFMKYIKPLIDNNIIEAGAINGAGDIQVGTRLDSDFSWEIGIENPENKEKIIAKYSIKNGAVATSGLSKKGQHIKSDNDINYVQVTVVGTYLSDVDVLATAGVVSDEKIWSEIVESKLLTGILLTKKGIKRVFEEGKIMDVERT